A single genomic interval of Argopecten irradians isolate NY chromosome 8, Ai_NY, whole genome shotgun sequence harbors:
- the LOC138329839 gene encoding uncharacterized protein produces the protein MAKTDIEHAYKIVPIHPDDYELLGFQEDKTVYPTTVLTFLGLELDSEAMEIRLPQDKLEKLRTELLAMSRRKKATLQQLQSLIGLLNFACSVVIPGRTFLRRIIDLTIGLSKPQHYRRLTLEARADIAAWLLFIVNFNGRALFLPTNFVTSESLEMYTDASNIGMGGYLRNSWFCHEFSPDWLTYPITVREFLPIVVAIELWHNQLENRRIQFYSDNMAVVSHY, from the exons ATGGCTAAAACGGACATAGAGCATGCTTATAAAATCGTTCCTATCCACCCTGATGATTATGAACTGTTGGGTTTTCAG GAAGATAAGACAGTCTACCCGACAACAGTGTTGACATTCTTAGGGCTAGAGTTAGACTCGGAGgctatggaaattagattacCACAAGATAAATTAGAAAAGCTTCGAACTGAGCTTCTGGCTATGTCTCGTCGAAAAAAAGCCACCCTTCAGCAACTTCAATCCCTTATAGGATTATTAAATTTTGCATGTTCTGTAGTCATCCCTGGGCGAACATTTCTACGGCGTATCATTGACCTTACCATTGGTCTGTCTAAACCTCAGCACTATAGACGGCTTACTCTGGAAGCGCGAGCAGATATCGCAGCTTGGTTGTTGTTTATTGTGAACTTCAATGGGCGAGCTCTCTTTCTTCCTACAAATTTTGTTACTTCTGAATCTTTAGAAATGTATACAGATGCTAGCAATATTGGTATGGGCGGATATCTGAGGAACAGTTGGTTCTGCCATGAGTTCTCTCCTGATTGGCTTACATACCCAATCACAGTGAGGGAATTCCTTCCGATTGTCGTTGCTATTGAACTATGGCACAATCAGCTTGAAAACCGGCGAATTCAGTTCTATTCTGATAATATGGCAGTTGTTTCACATTATTAA
- the LOC138330089 gene encoding uncharacterized protein: MSSPPAKKRRRVQVEKTRQAAPAIASTSSQPQPDMQAMVNSCVTAAIPAITQTVLDALQRAEVPGAPTPDDQEVESETQTDNLASQATAGSAVAFDTLTAGPSSCEYVEESSSKRNISKPIDLGLDPKIKTKIVSDEFVDMGVLLNPGKDNKERYTTEIKDGSLSLVKLPAAKKVHTLSQWLACFHVFGAIYSKRHQDRGHQLFEYARRIQAIAEESGDHAAMSYDRSFRLWRERDPHDCPWDQLNVALYHEALSEGLVYKLKSKPGQPFQSGSTRKSPFKGRPTVSECTATATITTRECVNEGHCVLTPTHVSIVGDPMIEPSAPLLNNSPTQMAPHTMIPTKQSFTKSSHNTNKSK; the protein is encoded by the coding sequence ATGTCTTCACCGCCAGCTAAAAAGAGACGGAGGGTCCAAGTGGAAAAAACTCGGCAAGCAGCACCAGCAATTGCAAGTACCTCCTCCCAGCCACAGCCAGACATGCAGGCTATGGTCAACTCCTGTGTGACGGCGGCAATTCCAGCAATCACACAGACTGTGCTAGATGCACTACAGAGGGCTGAAGTGCCAGGTGCCCCTACCCCAGATGATCAGGAGGTGGAGTCTGAAACACAGACCGACAATTTAGCCAGCCAGGCTACAGCAGGATCAGCTGTCGCTTTCGACACTCTGACAGCAGGCCCCTCGTCATGTGAGTATGTGGAGGAGAGTTCCTCGAAACGGAACATTTCTAAGCCGATTGATCTTGGACTTGATCCTAAGATCAAAACAAAAATCGTATCGGATGAATTTGTGGACATGGGTGTGCTGTTGAACCCGGGAAAAGATAACAAGGAGCGCTACACCACAGAAATCAAAGATGGGTCCCTCTCCTTGGTGAAGCTACCAGCGGCTAAAAAGGTCCATACTTTAAGCCAATGGTTAGCATGTTTCCATGTGTTTGGCGCAATTTATTCAAAGCGTCATCAGGACAGAGGTCACCAGTTGTTTGAGTATGCCCGTCGAATCCAGGCAATTGCTGAGGAGTCTGGAGATCATGCGGCTATGTCATATGATCGGTCTTTCCGTTTATGGAGAGAACGAGACCCTCATGACTGCCCATGGGACCAACTCAATGTGGCCCTCTACCATGAGGCTCTTTCAGAGGGCCTTGTGTATAAACTTAAATCTAAACCAGGGCAGCCATTTCAGTCCGGGTCAACAAGAAAAAGCCCTTTCAAGGGACGGCCAACCGTAAGCGAGTGTACTGCCACAGCTACAATAACAACTCGGGAATGTGTAAACGAGGGCCATTGTGTACTTACCCCCACACATGTCAGTATTGTGGGGGACCCCATGATCGAACCAAGTGCACCTCTTCTCAACAACAGCCCAACACAAATGGCACCACACACAATGATCCCCACAAAACAGTCCTTCACTAAGTCCTCCCATAACACAAACAAATCCAAGTAG